From a single Micromonospora sp. WMMD1102 genomic region:
- a CDS encoding alpha/beta hydrolase, with translation MTPPYVDPAWEPDPNGPPDDGVYGPVPHTRLPFRSILMASRTDPYTTFAQFERYAEAWGAELYDAGDAGHVETASGYGRRPAGERLIDRLRQPPE, from the coding sequence ATGACCCCGCCGTACGTCGACCCGGCGTGGGAACCCGACCCGAACGGCCCGCCGGACGACGGGGTCTACGGTCCCGTACCGCACACCCGGTTGCCGTTCCGGTCGATCCTGATGGCCAGCCGGACCGACCCGTACACGACGTTCGCACAGTTCGAGCGGTACGCCGAGGCGTGGGGCGCCGAGCTGTACGACGCGGGCGACGCCGGGCACGTCGAGACCGCGAGCGGATACGGCCGCCGGCCGGCGGGTGAGCGGCTGATCGACCGACTCCGGCAGCCCCCGGAGTAA
- the araA gene encoding L-arabinose isomerase: MPPATHPQIWFLTGSQHLYGPETLDQVASQSQQILDTLTGSGRIVAEIVWKPVLTEASAIRRVLLEANADPHCLGVIAWMHTFSPAKMWISGLDALRKPLLHLHTQLNEALPWESIDMDFMNLNQAAHGDREFGFIQTRLGLARKTIAGHASDPTVVARIDEWARAALGYAHLRNLRLARFGDNMRDVAVTEGDKVEAELRFGVSVNTYGVNDLVEVVDRVAEQEIERLVGEYADSYRLAPELAKDGDRHESLRYAARIEAGLREFLTEGGFGAFTTNFEDLGGLRQLPGLAVQRLMADGYGFGGEGDWKTSTLLAAVKAMGAGLPQGTSFMEDYTYHFGPGEPKILGAHMLEVCPSIAGERPSCEIHPLGIGGREDPVRLVFDAVAGPGVVIGMADLGERFRLVANEIEVVPPDEPMPRLPVARAVWKPAPSLSTSAESWLTAGGPHHTVLTQSVSSATLRDFADMLHTELVMIDDRTTTADFRDRLRWNQAYHRLAQGLPGRG; this comes from the coding sequence ATGCCGCCGGCCACGCACCCGCAGATCTGGTTCCTCACCGGCAGCCAGCACCTGTACGGTCCGGAGACCCTCGACCAGGTCGCGTCCCAGTCTCAGCAGATCCTGGACACGCTCACCGGCTCCGGCCGGATCGTCGCGGAGATCGTCTGGAAGCCGGTCCTCACCGAGGCGTCGGCGATCCGTAGAGTGCTGCTGGAGGCGAACGCCGACCCGCACTGCCTCGGCGTCATCGCCTGGATGCACACGTTCTCGCCCGCCAAGATGTGGATCAGTGGGCTGGACGCGCTGCGCAAGCCCCTGCTGCACCTGCACACCCAGCTCAACGAGGCGCTGCCCTGGGAGTCCATCGACATGGACTTCATGAACCTCAACCAGGCCGCGCACGGCGACCGTGAGTTCGGCTTCATCCAGACCCGGCTCGGGCTGGCCCGCAAGACCATTGCCGGGCACGCCTCCGACCCGACGGTGGTGGCCCGGATCGACGAGTGGGCCCGCGCCGCGCTCGGCTACGCGCACCTGCGCAACCTCCGGCTGGCCCGGTTCGGCGACAACATGCGTGACGTCGCCGTCACCGAGGGTGACAAGGTTGAGGCGGAGCTGCGCTTCGGCGTCTCGGTGAACACCTACGGGGTCAACGACCTGGTCGAGGTGGTGGACCGGGTCGCCGAGCAGGAGATCGAGCGCCTGGTCGGCGAGTACGCCGACAGCTACCGGCTCGCACCCGAACTGGCCAAGGACGGCGACCGGCACGAGTCGCTGCGGTACGCCGCCCGGATCGAGGCGGGGCTGCGCGAGTTCCTGACCGAGGGCGGGTTCGGGGCGTTCACCACCAACTTCGAGGACCTCGGTGGGCTGCGCCAGCTGCCCGGCCTCGCCGTGCAGCGGTTGATGGCCGACGGCTACGGCTTCGGCGGCGAGGGGGACTGGAAGACCTCGACCCTGCTCGCCGCCGTCAAGGCGATGGGCGCCGGGCTGCCCCAGGGAACGTCCTTCATGGAGGACTACACCTACCACTTCGGACCGGGCGAGCCGAAGATCCTCGGCGCGCACATGCTGGAGGTCTGCCCCAGCATCGCCGGCGAGCGCCCGTCCTGCGAGATCCACCCGCTCGGTATCGGCGGCCGGGAGGATCCGGTCCGGCTCGTCTTCGACGCCGTCGCCGGCCCCGGCGTGGTGATCGGGATGGCCGACCTGGGGGAGCGGTTCCGGCTGGTCGCCAACGAGATCGAGGTGGTACCGCCGGACGAGCCGATGCCCCGGCTTCCGGTCGCCCGCGCGGTGTGGAAGCCGGCGCCGTCGCTGAGCACCTCCGCCGAGTCGTGGCTCACCGCCGGCGGCCCGCACCACACCGTACTCACCCAGTCGGTCAGCTCGGCCACTCTGCGGGACTTCGCCGACATGCTGCACACCGAACTCGTGATGATCGACGACCGGACCACGACCGCCGACTTCCGGGACCGGCTGCGCTGGAACCAGGCCTACCACCGACTCGCCCAAGGGCTGCCCGGCCGGGGCTGA
- a CDS encoding O-antigen ligase family protein, protein MPRVLPAARRLGDELARAAARPHRLAVLATVVLVLALPQLYLLPRGSVDIALGTVVALLLAPVVLLATRGGLARGLLRLALVRILLALLALRLLALAWSPEPRAGLQSITLLGQFVVTVVLMVAVAGGGAAALRRLHLWYWPWVLFEAALVVGFRLLPGLEDAYLHSIGGFFAGQNTVAALFGDNPNNVLDPAKAGGVFINANVAAMFLGVNGLAAFALAALTGTRWLRVVGVLALLAVPFTGSKSATVLVFALPAAAYAFHRLRRYATPAVRRYLLFAAVPLAAAVVLLLALNRGFLDALVDAFVGRTAIWQFGAEEFRDSPLLGLGYGGWDVGFAGYADRHDIWRVFPPHNILLGAWAVTGLAGLVLTVAFFVAAFRLVVRRLSDGRAGQPFVICAGTAIGWILVQGLGENTDVFGDIHLIPIVSLLIAYLVRPVAEETQDSASHPDRGSRTPPAVPAVGDVHHQPGPGDAELPPAVRGEGPGPEPAASRLG, encoded by the coding sequence GTGCCTAGGGTGCTGCCGGCCGCCCGCCGCCTCGGCGACGAGCTGGCCCGCGCCGCCGCCCGGCCGCACCGGCTCGCCGTCCTGGCGACCGTCGTACTGGTGCTCGCCCTGCCCCAGCTCTACCTGCTGCCCAGGGGAAGCGTCGACATCGCCCTCGGCACCGTGGTCGCGCTGCTGCTCGCCCCGGTGGTCCTGCTCGCCACCCGGGGCGGACTCGCCCGCGGGCTGCTCCGGCTGGCCCTGGTCCGGATCCTGCTGGCCCTGCTGGCGCTCCGGCTGCTCGCGCTGGCCTGGTCACCCGAGCCGCGCGCCGGCTTGCAGTCCATCACGCTGCTCGGCCAGTTCGTCGTCACAGTGGTGCTGATGGTGGCGGTGGCCGGCGGCGGCGCCGCGGCACTGCGCCGGCTGCACCTCTGGTACTGGCCGTGGGTGCTGTTCGAAGCCGCCCTGGTGGTCGGATTCCGGCTGCTGCCCGGCCTGGAGGACGCCTACCTGCACTCGATCGGCGGCTTCTTCGCCGGGCAGAACACCGTCGCGGCGCTCTTCGGGGACAACCCGAACAACGTGCTGGACCCGGCGAAGGCCGGTGGCGTCTTCATCAACGCCAACGTGGCGGCGATGTTCCTCGGGGTCAACGGCCTCGCCGCGTTCGCCCTGGCGGCGCTGACCGGGACCCGCTGGCTGCGGGTGGTCGGCGTACTGGCGCTGCTGGCGGTGCCGTTCACCGGCTCCAAGTCGGCCACGGTGCTGGTGTTCGCGCTGCCCGCCGCCGCGTACGCCTTCCACCGGCTGCGCCGGTACGCCACCCCGGCCGTCCGGCGCTATCTGCTGTTCGCCGCCGTGCCGCTGGCGGCGGCCGTGGTGCTGCTGCTCGCCCTCAACCGCGGTTTCCTGGACGCCCTGGTGGACGCGTTCGTCGGCCGGACCGCCATCTGGCAGTTCGGTGCCGAGGAGTTCCGGGACAGCCCGCTGCTCGGGCTCGGCTACGGCGGCTGGGACGTCGGGTTCGCCGGCTACGCCGACCGGCACGACATCTGGCGGGTCTTCCCGCCGCACAACATCCTGCTCGGCGCCTGGGCGGTGACCGGCCTCGCCGGACTGGTGCTCACCGTCGCCTTCTTCGTCGCCGCGTTCCGGCTCGTCGTCCGGCGGCTGTCGGACGGCCGCGCCGGGCAACCGTTCGTGATCTGCGCCGGCACGGCGATCGGCTGGATCCTGGTCCAGGGGCTCGGCGAGAACACCGACGTCTTCGGCGACATCCACCTGATCCCGATCGTCTCGCTGCTCATCGCCTACCTCGTCCGGCCCGTTGCCGAGGAGACCCAGGACAGTGCAAGCCACCCCGACCGTGGGAGTCGTACGCCACCAGCAGTTCCGGCCGTCGGAGACGTTCATCACCAGCCAGGCCCTGGCGATGCGGAGCTTCCACCCGCTGTTCGTGGCGAGGGACCCGGTCCCGAACCCGCCGCCAGCCGGCTCGGCTAG
- a CDS encoding lipid II flippase MurJ — protein sequence MTRIFFRLLLGGVTGKVLGLLREVLLAALFGAGRVVAANRVALTATLIPINFFTADALSAGFLPLYVQYRTERPAMALVLYRTVRSLLTAFSLLLAVGLLLGRAAWVDLLAPGLDAETARIAATMLGIAALAVPCYVHYNLHTLVGLAHDDVRLINIRPSAQSLGLIAATLLAYLTGRVELLAWGFTVPYVLLWLFGIYWVRRRGYLTGVDGDPDARLPDGAARRLALRMFWHRLRPLLLIPVILQGSIGVERAVGSLLGVEVVAATEYARFVVDSCMALLAAPLGLAGLASFAKMEPGAVAGGLRRLLPPVLFVTVPLSLILCLNSTGIVTLLYARGEFDEQAVRISATLLLGFALGIWAQVIGYTLVKVLNARGRNFQVAIVMAVSYTAAAGLNLLLFRHWGALTLGVAASVGGLLMFLVSARLLGVLGFSLKLAAALLPGTVAAGALGYLLAGLGLLRLVASCLGILLVWVGSAALLPGLRRTFLLGIWARVAGLAGRKSGV from the coding sequence GTGACCAGGATCTTCTTCCGGCTGCTGCTCGGCGGGGTGACCGGAAAGGTGCTCGGGCTGCTCCGCGAGGTGCTGCTCGCGGCGCTCTTCGGCGCCGGCCGGGTGGTGGCGGCCAACCGGGTCGCGCTGACCGCGACCCTGATCCCGATCAACTTCTTCACCGCCGACGCGCTCTCCGCCGGGTTCCTGCCGCTGTACGTGCAGTACCGCACCGAACGGCCGGCGATGGCCCTGGTGCTCTACCGCACCGTACGCTCGCTGCTCACCGCGTTCTCGTTGCTGCTCGCCGTGGGGCTGCTGCTCGGCCGGGCCGCCTGGGTCGACCTGCTGGCGCCCGGCCTCGACGCGGAGACCGCCCGGATCGCCGCGACGATGCTCGGGATCGCCGCCCTGGCGGTGCCGTGCTACGTGCACTACAACCTGCACACCCTGGTCGGCCTCGCGCACGACGACGTACGCCTGATCAACATCCGCCCGTCGGCGCAGAGCCTCGGGCTGATCGCCGCGACGCTGCTGGCCTATCTCACCGGCCGGGTCGAGCTGCTCGCCTGGGGCTTCACCGTGCCCTACGTGCTGCTCTGGCTCTTCGGCATCTACTGGGTCCGGCGCCGGGGCTACCTGACCGGGGTCGACGGCGATCCGGACGCGCGGTTGCCGGACGGGGCCGCCCGGCGGCTGGCGCTGCGGATGTTCTGGCACCGGCTCCGGCCGCTGCTGCTGATCCCGGTGATCCTGCAGGGCTCGATCGGGGTGGAGCGGGCGGTCGGCTCGCTGCTCGGCGTCGAGGTGGTCGCGGCGACCGAGTACGCCCGGTTCGTCGTCGACTCCTGCATGGCGCTGCTCGCCGCCCCGCTCGGGCTGGCCGGGCTGGCCTCGTTCGCCAAGATGGAGCCGGGCGCGGTGGCCGGCGGCCTGCGCCGGCTGCTTCCGCCGGTGCTCTTCGTGACCGTGCCGCTCTCGTTGATCCTCTGCCTCAACAGCACCGGCATCGTCACCCTGCTCTACGCGCGCGGCGAGTTCGACGAGCAGGCGGTACGGATCTCCGCCACCCTGCTGCTCGGCTTCGCGCTCGGCATCTGGGCGCAGGTGATCGGCTACACCCTGGTCAAGGTGCTGAACGCCCGGGGCCGCAACTTCCAGGTCGCGATCGTGATGGCGGTCTCCTACACGGCTGCCGCCGGGCTGAACCTGCTGCTGTTCCGGCACTGGGGCGCGCTCACCCTGGGGGTGGCGGCCTCGGTCGGCGGGCTGTTGATGTTCCTCGTCTCGGCCCGCCTGCTGGGGGTGCTCGGGTTCAGCCTGAAGCTCGCCGCCGCGTTGCTGCCCGGCACGGTCGCGGCCGGTGCGCTCGGCTACCTGCTCGCCGGGCTGGGCCTGCTCCGGCTGGTCGCCTCCTGCCTCGGGATCCTGCTGGTCTGGGTCGGCTCCGCCGCACTGCTGCCCGGACTGCGCCGGACCTTCCTGCTCGGCATCTGGGCCCGGGTCGCCGGACTGGCCGGGCGCAAGAGCGGGGTGTGA
- a CDS encoding glycosyltransferase has product MARDPVPNPPPAGSASPAPTGGPSGDPARPDTVSVADFGRAAVLAYTLTRRSEPLRRLLAERGTALLHAHFGVEGVYVVPVARALGVPLVTTLHGFDVTITKSRLLASRKTSWVNYVAWRNELFDAGARFVCVSEHIRARALDWGYPADRLVVLPTGVDVDLIPPAGPVETPRILHVARLVEKKGTADLLRAFAVVRRAVPDAELVVVGDGPLRESLDALARQLDVAAAVRFLGALPHPETLGCLRRSRLLCQPSVTAASGDQEGLPTVLLEAAASGRPVVGTRHGGIAEAVTDGTDGYLVAERDVAGLAERLTALLTDPDLCRRFGEAGRRTVVERFNLRSQTDKLESLYGTLL; this is encoded by the coding sequence GTGGCGAGGGACCCGGTCCCGAACCCGCCGCCAGCCGGCTCGGCTAGCCCGGCACCGACGGGCGGACCGAGCGGTGACCCGGCCCGGCCCGACACGGTGAGCGTCGCCGACTTCGGCCGGGCGGCGGTGCTCGCCTACACCCTGACCCGCCGGTCGGAGCCGCTGCGCCGGCTGCTGGCCGAACGCGGCACGGCACTGCTGCACGCACACTTCGGGGTGGAGGGCGTCTACGTGGTGCCGGTGGCCCGCGCGCTGGGCGTGCCACTGGTCACCACCCTGCACGGGTTCGACGTGACGATCACCAAGTCCCGGCTGCTGGCGTCCCGGAAGACGTCCTGGGTGAACTACGTCGCCTGGCGCAACGAACTCTTCGACGCCGGGGCGAGGTTCGTCTGCGTCTCCGAGCACATCCGGGCCAGGGCGCTGGACTGGGGCTATCCCGCCGACCGGCTCGTCGTGCTGCCGACCGGGGTCGACGTCGACCTGATCCCGCCGGCCGGGCCGGTCGAGACGCCCCGGATCCTGCACGTGGCCCGGCTGGTGGAGAAGAAGGGCACCGCGGACCTGCTGCGGGCGTTCGCCGTGGTACGCCGGGCGGTGCCGGACGCCGAGCTGGTGGTGGTCGGCGACGGACCGCTGCGGGAGTCGCTGGACGCGCTCGCCCGGCAGCTCGACGTCGCGGCGGCGGTACGCTTCCTCGGCGCACTGCCGCATCCCGAGACACTCGGCTGCCTGCGCCGTTCCCGGCTGCTCTGCCAGCCGAGCGTCACCGCCGCCTCCGGGGACCAGGAGGGGCTGCCGACGGTGCTGCTGGAGGCGGCGGCCAGCGGGCGCCCGGTGGTCGGCACCCGGCACGGCGGGATCGCGGAGGCGGTCACCGACGGCACCGACGGCTATCTGGTGGCCGAGCGGGACGTCGCCGGGCTCGCCGAGCGGCTGACCGCGCTGCTGACGGACCCGGACCTCTGCCGCCGGTTCGGCGAGGCCGGCCGGCGGACGGTCGTCGAACGCTTCAACCTGCGCAGCCAGACCGACAAGCTCGAATCGCTCTACGGGACGCTGCTATGA
- the chvE gene encoding multiple monosaccharide ABC transporter substrate-binding protein: protein MKFVRLAAVAGAATLAVALTACGSSTKTVDEEGGSGDNAGALVGVTMPTKSSERWIHDGNNVKAGLEKLGYTVDLQYAENDIPAQVNQIENQITKGAKVLIIASIDGTAITTQLQNAADNKIPVIAYDRLIRNSPNVDYYATFDNFKVGVQQATSLLVGLKLKNEDGSDGTAKGPFNVELFAGSPDDNNATFFFNGAMSVLQPYIDNGTLVVKSGQKDFKTVAILRWEAGTAQRRMEDLLTKTYSGGAKVDGVLSPYDGLSIGILSALKSNGYGTGGQPYPVVTGQDAEVASVKSIIADEQYSTIYKDTRQLAEVAVKMADAVLKGNKPEVNNEKDYDNGNKVVPSFLLDPVIVNKANYKATLIDTGYYKPEQIQ, encoded by the coding sequence ATGAAATTCGTCCGGCTCGCGGCGGTGGCCGGCGCGGCCACGCTGGCCGTCGCGCTCACCGCGTGCGGATCGAGTACCAAGACCGTGGACGAGGAGGGTGGCTCCGGCGACAACGCCGGGGCGCTCGTCGGGGTGACGATGCCGACCAAGTCCTCGGAGCGGTGGATCCACGACGGCAACAACGTCAAGGCGGGGCTGGAGAAGCTCGGCTACACCGTCGACCTCCAGTACGCCGAGAACGATATCCCGGCCCAGGTCAACCAGATCGAGAACCAGATCACCAAGGGCGCCAAGGTGCTGATCATCGCCTCGATCGACGGCACCGCCATCACCACCCAGTTGCAGAACGCGGCGGACAACAAGATCCCGGTCATCGCGTACGACCGGTTGATCCGGAACAGCCCGAACGTCGACTACTACGCCACCTTCGACAACTTCAAGGTCGGGGTGCAGCAGGCGACCTCGCTGCTGGTCGGGCTGAAGCTGAAGAACGAGGACGGCTCGGACGGCACCGCCAAGGGCCCGTTCAACGTCGAGTTGTTCGCCGGCTCGCCGGACGACAACAACGCCACATTCTTCTTCAACGGCGCGATGTCGGTGCTCCAGCCGTACATCGACAACGGGACCCTGGTGGTGAAGAGCGGGCAGAAGGACTTCAAGACCGTCGCGATCCTGCGCTGGGAGGCCGGCACCGCGCAGCGCCGGATGGAGGACCTGCTGACCAAGACGTACAGCGGCGGGGCGAAGGTCGACGGGGTGCTGTCGCCGTACGACGGGCTCTCGATCGGCATCCTATCGGCGCTGAAGAGCAACGGCTACGGCACGGGCGGCCAGCCGTACCCGGTGGTGACCGGGCAGGACGCCGAGGTGGCGTCGGTCAAGTCGATCATCGCCGACGAGCAGTACTCGACCATCTACAAGGACACCCGGCAGCTCGCCGAGGTGGCGGTGAAGATGGCCGACGCGGTGCTCAAGGGGAACAAGCCCGAGGTCAACAACGAGAAGGACTACGACAACGGCAACAAGGTCGTGCCCTCGTTCCTGCTCGACCCGGTCATCGTCAACAAGGCCAACTACAAGGCGACGCTGATCGACACCGGCTACTACAAGCCGGAACAGATCCAGTAG
- a CDS encoding glycosyltransferase: MTAGEVRDQDTGTARPGADAPVPRLLADRSVAVVHEWFGATGGSENVFRQIAAQLPHARRFVLWKDEGVVEPDLRESWLARTPLRRTKAVALPLMPLVWRTLSRERFDVVISSSHAFAHTVRLGTPEHTRYLSYVHSPARYIWSPSFDGRGANPLLAAPRRVLQAADLRLSRHVHAYAANSREVRDRIARYWRRDATVVNPPVDTDFFAGAPQADREQSRDYLLGVGRWIPYKNFDLIIAIAEAAGVPLVIAGSGPAEANLRRAAARAAVPVRFEVQPDRERLRRLYWGARALLFPVHEDFGIIPVEAQACGTPVIGLRRGGLLETVVDGQTGLLVDSLTAADFVPLLRRLDELDLDRLPPHAAGFSHRAFARRLTGWIAEQTAG, encoded by the coding sequence ATGACAGCCGGAGAGGTCCGCGACCAGGACACCGGAACCGCCCGCCCCGGCGCCGACGCGCCGGTCCCGCGGCTGCTCGCGGACCGGTCGGTGGCGGTGGTGCACGAGTGGTTCGGCGCCACCGGCGGTTCGGAGAACGTCTTCCGGCAGATCGCGGCGCAACTGCCGCACGCCCGGCGGTTCGTGCTCTGGAAGGACGAGGGTGTCGTCGAGCCGGACCTGCGGGAGTCGTGGCTGGCCCGGACGCCGCTGCGGCGTACCAAGGCGGTGGCGTTGCCGTTGATGCCGCTGGTCTGGCGGACGCTCAGCCGGGAACGGTTCGACGTGGTCATCTCGTCCAGCCACGCCTTCGCGCACACCGTCCGGCTGGGCACTCCCGAACACACCCGCTACCTGAGCTACGTGCACTCGCCGGCCCGCTACATCTGGAGCCCGTCCTTCGACGGCCGGGGCGCCAACCCGCTGCTGGCCGCACCCCGGCGGGTGCTGCAAGCCGCCGACCTGCGGCTGAGCCGGCACGTGCACGCGTACGCCGCGAACTCCCGGGAGGTGCGGGACCGGATCGCGCGGTACTGGCGGCGGGACGCGACGGTCGTGAACCCGCCGGTGGACACCGACTTCTTCGCCGGTGCACCGCAGGCGGACCGGGAGCAGTCCCGGGACTATCTGCTCGGGGTCGGGCGGTGGATTCCGTACAAGAACTTCGACCTGATCATCGCGATCGCCGAGGCCGCCGGGGTGCCGCTGGTGATCGCCGGCTCGGGGCCCGCGGAGGCGAACCTGCGCCGCGCCGCCGCCCGGGCCGCCGTGCCGGTCCGCTTCGAGGTGCAGCCCGACCGGGAGCGGCTCCGCCGGCTCTACTGGGGAGCACGCGCCCTGCTCTTCCCGGTGCACGAGGACTTCGGCATCATCCCGGTGGAGGCGCAGGCCTGCGGTACTCCGGTGATCGGCCTGCGCCGTGGCGGGCTGCTGGAGACGGTCGTCGACGGGCAGACCGGGCTGCTCGTCGACTCGCTGACCGCCGCCGACTTCGTGCCCCTGCTCCGCCGTCTCGACGAGCTCGACCTCGACCGGCTGCCGCCGCACGCCGCCGGCTTCTCCCACCGGGCGTTTGCGCGGCGGTTGACCGGCTGGATCGCCGAACAGACCGCAGGCTGA
- a CDS encoding glycosyltransferase family 4 protein — protein sequence MTESIMVFSRATPHHHTGGMETLAWSLAAELARQGRQVRVVTTAIPGVPGPFAADGVEVVPLAGTRPGRYSAAWWRESRAYWAACATPPGAVLSVSAGAYSVVRARERHPGTPFVLQAHGTSMMEIGSKLRAGNLRSLATAPKNVGWLARDLVRYRDFDRVVAVGGRVAESLAAAPQRWAVRPDRIRLIPNGVRPADHTGGVEQRRKLRAALGVDDRVTVVGCVGRLHVQKRLDRALRAAAVLRDRGHGDRFRFLLVGDGPDEGRLRALVRDLRLAELVTFVGRVPPEEVGRYYAAADVALLTTARLEVGLPMAILEALAGGLPCVLPTGATGPDSLAGVLHPVDPADPGALAEILTGMPPAAGPRSSLLPEELTLAHCARSYLTLFDELAGRPGTP from the coding sequence ATGACCGAGTCCATAATGGTCTTCTCCCGGGCCACCCCGCACCACCACACCGGCGGCATGGAGACACTGGCCTGGAGTCTCGCCGCCGAACTCGCCCGGCAGGGCCGCCAGGTCCGGGTCGTCACCACGGCCATCCCCGGGGTGCCCGGTCCGTTCGCGGCGGACGGGGTCGAGGTGGTGCCGCTGGCCGGTACCCGGCCCGGACGGTACTCCGCGGCCTGGTGGCGGGAGTCCCGGGCGTACTGGGCGGCCTGCGCGACGCCGCCCGGGGCGGTGCTGTCGGTGAGCGCCGGGGCGTACTCGGTGGTCCGGGCCCGGGAGCGGCATCCGGGTACGCCGTTCGTGTTGCAGGCGCACGGCACCTCGATGATGGAGATCGGCTCGAAGCTGCGGGCCGGGAACCTGCGGTCGCTGGCGACCGCGCCGAAGAACGTCGGCTGGCTGGCCCGGGACCTGGTCCGGTACCGGGACTTCGACCGGGTGGTCGCGGTCGGCGGGCGGGTCGCCGAGTCGCTGGCCGCCGCGCCGCAGCGCTGGGCGGTCCGGCCGGACCGGATCCGGCTGATCCCGAACGGGGTACGCCCGGCGGACCACACCGGCGGTGTCGAGCAGCGCCGGAAGCTGCGGGCGGCACTCGGCGTCGACGACCGGGTCACAGTGGTCGGCTGCGTCGGCCGGCTGCACGTGCAGAAGCGGCTGGACCGGGCGCTGCGCGCGGCGGCGGTACTGCGCGACCGGGGCCACGGCGACCGGTTCCGGTTCCTGCTGGTCGGCGACGGCCCGGACGAGGGCCGGTTGCGCGCCCTGGTCCGCGACCTGCGGCTGGCCGAGCTGGTCACCTTCGTCGGCCGGGTGCCGCCGGAGGAGGTCGGGCGGTACTACGCGGCGGCCGACGTCGCCCTGCTCACCACGGCACGGCTGGAAGTGGGGCTGCCGATGGCGATCCTGGAGGCGCTGGCCGGTGGGCTGCCCTGCGTACTTCCGACCGGCGCCACCGGGCCGGACTCGCTGGCCGGCGTGCTGCACCCAGTCGACCCCGCCGATCCCGGCGCCCTCGCCGAGATCCTGACCGGGATGCCGCCGGCTGCCGGTCCCCGGTCGAGCCTGCTTCCCGAGGAACTCACCCTGGCACACTGTGCCCGCAGCTACCTGACGCTCTTCGACGAACTCGCCGGCCGGCCCGGAACACCGTGA